One part of the Andrena cerasifolii isolate SP2316 chromosome 4, iyAndCera1_principal, whole genome shotgun sequence genome encodes these proteins:
- the Flfl gene encoding serine/threonine-protein phosphatase 4 regulatory subunit 3 flfl isoform X2, whose amino-acid sequence MTDTRRRVKLYALNLDRQWDDRGTGHVSSSYVDRLKGISLLVRAESDGSVLLESRIQPDTAYQKQQDTLIVWSEGDNYDLALSFQEKAGCDEIWEKICQVQGKDPSVEITQDIVEESEDERFDDMSDAAPPIELPPCELSRLEDINELIGNCLSSQMRKDKLALAIESEGYIKKLLNLFHTCEDLENIEGLHHLYDIFKNIFLLNKNTLFEVMFSDDTIFDVVGCLEYEPTLPQPKRHREYLRQLARFKQAIPITNAELLAKIHQTYRVQYIQDVVLPTPSVFEDNMLNTLSSFIFFNKVEIVTLIQDDEKFLTELFRQLTDEAASDSKRRDLVLFLKEFCNFSQNLQPQGKEAFYKTLTALGILPALEITLAMNDAQTKTASIDILTYIVEYSPSVVRDYTLQQINNTEQDQMLINVIVAQLVGDSDPELGGAVQLAGVLRLLLDPENMLASANKSEKTDFLNYFYKNSIGTLIAPLLANTIGERPAREDYRTVQLLGLILELLSFCVEHHTYHIKNCILNKDLLKRILVLMKSTHTFLVLCALRFMRKIVALKDEFYNRYIIKGNLFAPVFDAFVRNNGRYNLLDSAILEMFEFIKLEDIKSLCSHVVENFSKELEAIDYVQTFKALKLRYEQHQDKLKDRDRAALDSVPSILRNSRYRRDQRQLDEEEEMWFNEEEDFDEGEAVVPAAAADLVPPASAKKQSSTSNSALNPAIADSKSHHQQQQQQQSVLNNNTANNNITSQQSQINNSTTATNESPIASDINPNSAIGTVEKTGTTLFKKGLVDYEGDSDEEDEDTEVTPSPKRQRLS is encoded by the exons atgacGGATACACGTAGAAGAGTAAAGTTGTACGCGCTGAACCTCGACAGGCAATGGGACGATCGTGGTACCGGTCATGTTTCATCGTCGTATGTAGATAGACTGAAAGGAATTTCGCTTTTGGTCAGAGCGGAGAGCGACGGTTCCGTTCTATTGGAAAGTAGAATACAGCCCGACACTGCATATCAAAAGCAACAG GATACTTTAATAGTTTGGTCGGAAGGAGATAATTATGATTTAGCCCTAAGTTTTCAAGAAAAGGCTGGCTGTGATGAGATTTGGGAGAAGATATGTCAAGTCCAGGGCAAGGATCCGTCTGTGGAGATTACGCAAGATATCGTGGAAGAGTCTGAAGATGAGCGGTTCGATGACATGTCGGATGCTGCGCCCCCCATAGAATTGCCACCGTGCGAGTTAAGCAGATTGGAAGACATTAACGAGCTAATAGGAAACTGCCTGTCCTCCCAAATGAGGAAAGACAAATTGGCGCTGGCTATAGAATCGGAGGGCTACATCAAGAAACTATTAAATCTATTTCACACATGCGAAGATTTAGAGAACATTGAAGGATTGCATCATCTTTATgacatatttaaaaatattttcttacttAATAAGAACACGTTGTTCGAAGTTATGTTTAGCGACGATACGATTTTCGATGTTGTCGGGTGTTTGGAATACGAGCCGACGTTACCTCAGCCGAAGAGGCATAGAGAGTATCTTCGACAGCTGGCCAGATTCAAGCAGGCGATCCCTATCACAAACGCCGAGCTGCTGGCCAAAATACATCAGACGTACCGGGTTCAATACATTCAGGATGTAGTTTTACCGACGCCCAGCGTATTCGAGGATAATATGTTGAATACATTGAGtagctttatattttttaataaggtTGAAATAGTAACCCTGATACAGGACGACGAGAAATTCCTTACCGAACTGTTCCGTCAGTTAACAGACGAAGCGGCATCGGATAGCAAGCGACGTGATCTAGTTCTTTTCTTAAAAGAATTTTGTAACTTTTCTCAGAATCTTCAGCCGCAAGGGAAAGAGGCCTTTTATAAAACCTTAACAGCTCTTGGTATTTTACCAGCGTTAGAAATTACTCTAGCGATGAACGATGCCCAAACGAAAACAGCCAGTATAGACATACTGACGTACATAGTGGAATATTCACCGAGCGTCGTCCGAGATTACACGCTGCAACAGATAAACAATACAGAACAGGACCAAATGTTAATAAACGTAATAGTTGCCCAGCTGGTCGGCGACAGTGACCCAGAGCTAGGCGGAGCGGTGCAGCTGGCCGGTGTATTACGTCTGCTCCTCGATCCGGAGAACATGTTGGCCTCCGCTAACAAGTCAGAAAAGACTGATTTCTTGAACTACTTCTACAAGAATAGTATTGGAACGTTGATAGCACCACTTTTAGCCAACACAATCGGGGAGCGGCCGGCAAGGGAGGATTACAGAACGGTGCAGCTTTTAGGATTGATCTTAGAGTTACTGTCATTCTGCGTAGAGCATCATACATACCACATCAAGAATTGCATATTGAACAAAGATCTGCTCAAACGGATACTGGTCTTAATGAAATCCACGCACACGTTCTTAGTCCTGTGCGCTTTAAGGTTTATGAGAAAGATCGTGGCCCTGAAAGATGAGTTTTACAATAGATACATAATCAAGGGGAACTTGTTCGCGCCTGTGTTCGATGCATTTGTAAGAAACAACGGCAGATACAATCTGCTGGATTCCGCTATTCTTGAAATGTTTGAGTTCATTAAATTG GAGGACATTAAATCCTTGTGTTCGCATGTTGTGGAAAATTTCTCGAAAGAACTGGAAGCAATCGATTATGTACAAACGTTCAAAGCTTTGAAATTAAGGTATGAACAGCATCAAGATAAGTTGAAGGATCGAGACAGAGCAGCTCTTGACAG TGTTCCATCCATATTGAGAAATAGTCGATACAGAAGGGACCAGAGACAATTAGACGAAGAGGAGGAGATGTGGTTCAACGAAGAGGAAGACTTCGACGAGGGCGAGGCGGTCGTGCCAGCGGCGGCGGCAGATCTCGTGCCTCCGGCCTCTGCTAAGAAACAGTCGTCAACTTCAAACTCTGCGCTGAATCCGGCTATCGCAGACTCTAAAAGCCAccatcagcagcagcagcaacagcagtcCGTGCTGAATAACAACACCGCTAATAATAACATTACCTCGCAGCAATCGCAAATCAATAATAGTACAACGGCAACGAACGAATCTCCGATCGCCTCGGACATAAATCCAAATTCAGCTATCGGCACGGTGGAGAAAACTGGTACTACATTATTTAAAAAG GGCTTAGTCGATTACGAGGGGGATtcggacgaggaggacgaggacacgGAGGTAACGCCTTCCCCGAAGCGGCAAAGATTGTCATAG
- the Flfl gene encoding serine/threonine-protein phosphatase 4 regulatory subunit 3 flfl isoform X1 has product MTDTRRRVKLYALNLDRQWDDRGTGHVSSSYVDRLKGISLLVRAESDGSVLLESRIQPDTAYQKQQDTLIVWSEGDNYDLALSFQEKAGCDEIWEKICQVQGKDPSVEITQDIVEESEDERFDDMSDAAPPIELPPCELSRLEDINELIGNCLSSQMRKDKLALAIESEGYIKKLLNLFHTCEDLENIEGLHHLYDIFKNIFLLNKNTLFEVMFSDDTIFDVVGCLEYEPTLPQPKRHREYLRQLARFKQAIPITNAELLAKIHQTYRVQYIQDVVLPTPSVFEDNMLNTLSSFIFFNKVEIVTLIQDDEKFLTELFRQLTDEAASDSKRRDLVLFLKEFCNFSQNLQPQGKEAFYKTLTALGILPALEITLAMNDAQTKTASIDILTYIVEYSPSVVRDYTLQQINNTEQDQMLINVIVAQLVGDSDPELGGAVQLAGVLRLLLDPENMLASANKSEKTDFLNYFYKNSIGTLIAPLLANTIGERPAREDYRTVQLLGLILELLSFCVEHHTYHIKNCILNKDLLKRILVLMKSTHTFLVLCALRFMRKIVALKDEFYNRYIIKGNLFAPVFDAFVRNNGRYNLLDSAILEMFEFIKLEDIKSLCSHVVENFSKELEAIDYVQTFKALKLRYEQHQDKLKDRDRAALDSVPSILRNSRYRRDQRQLDEEEEMWFNEEEDFDEGEAVVPAAAADLVPPASAKKQSSTSNSALNPAIADSKSHHQQQQQQQSVLNNNTANNNITSQQSQINNSTTATNESPIASDINPNSAIGTVEKTGTTLFKKAFNEIVSQGLVDYEGDSDEEDEDTEVTPSPKRQRLS; this is encoded by the exons atgacGGATACACGTAGAAGAGTAAAGTTGTACGCGCTGAACCTCGACAGGCAATGGGACGATCGTGGTACCGGTCATGTTTCATCGTCGTATGTAGATAGACTGAAAGGAATTTCGCTTTTGGTCAGAGCGGAGAGCGACGGTTCCGTTCTATTGGAAAGTAGAATACAGCCCGACACTGCATATCAAAAGCAACAG GATACTTTAATAGTTTGGTCGGAAGGAGATAATTATGATTTAGCCCTAAGTTTTCAAGAAAAGGCTGGCTGTGATGAGATTTGGGAGAAGATATGTCAAGTCCAGGGCAAGGATCCGTCTGTGGAGATTACGCAAGATATCGTGGAAGAGTCTGAAGATGAGCGGTTCGATGACATGTCGGATGCTGCGCCCCCCATAGAATTGCCACCGTGCGAGTTAAGCAGATTGGAAGACATTAACGAGCTAATAGGAAACTGCCTGTCCTCCCAAATGAGGAAAGACAAATTGGCGCTGGCTATAGAATCGGAGGGCTACATCAAGAAACTATTAAATCTATTTCACACATGCGAAGATTTAGAGAACATTGAAGGATTGCATCATCTTTATgacatatttaaaaatattttcttacttAATAAGAACACGTTGTTCGAAGTTATGTTTAGCGACGATACGATTTTCGATGTTGTCGGGTGTTTGGAATACGAGCCGACGTTACCTCAGCCGAAGAGGCATAGAGAGTATCTTCGACAGCTGGCCAGATTCAAGCAGGCGATCCCTATCACAAACGCCGAGCTGCTGGCCAAAATACATCAGACGTACCGGGTTCAATACATTCAGGATGTAGTTTTACCGACGCCCAGCGTATTCGAGGATAATATGTTGAATACATTGAGtagctttatattttttaataaggtTGAAATAGTAACCCTGATACAGGACGACGAGAAATTCCTTACCGAACTGTTCCGTCAGTTAACAGACGAAGCGGCATCGGATAGCAAGCGACGTGATCTAGTTCTTTTCTTAAAAGAATTTTGTAACTTTTCTCAGAATCTTCAGCCGCAAGGGAAAGAGGCCTTTTATAAAACCTTAACAGCTCTTGGTATTTTACCAGCGTTAGAAATTACTCTAGCGATGAACGATGCCCAAACGAAAACAGCCAGTATAGACATACTGACGTACATAGTGGAATATTCACCGAGCGTCGTCCGAGATTACACGCTGCAACAGATAAACAATACAGAACAGGACCAAATGTTAATAAACGTAATAGTTGCCCAGCTGGTCGGCGACAGTGACCCAGAGCTAGGCGGAGCGGTGCAGCTGGCCGGTGTATTACGTCTGCTCCTCGATCCGGAGAACATGTTGGCCTCCGCTAACAAGTCAGAAAAGACTGATTTCTTGAACTACTTCTACAAGAATAGTATTGGAACGTTGATAGCACCACTTTTAGCCAACACAATCGGGGAGCGGCCGGCAAGGGAGGATTACAGAACGGTGCAGCTTTTAGGATTGATCTTAGAGTTACTGTCATTCTGCGTAGAGCATCATACATACCACATCAAGAATTGCATATTGAACAAAGATCTGCTCAAACGGATACTGGTCTTAATGAAATCCACGCACACGTTCTTAGTCCTGTGCGCTTTAAGGTTTATGAGAAAGATCGTGGCCCTGAAAGATGAGTTTTACAATAGATACATAATCAAGGGGAACTTGTTCGCGCCTGTGTTCGATGCATTTGTAAGAAACAACGGCAGATACAATCTGCTGGATTCCGCTATTCTTGAAATGTTTGAGTTCATTAAATTG GAGGACATTAAATCCTTGTGTTCGCATGTTGTGGAAAATTTCTCGAAAGAACTGGAAGCAATCGATTATGTACAAACGTTCAAAGCTTTGAAATTAAGGTATGAACAGCATCAAGATAAGTTGAAGGATCGAGACAGAGCAGCTCTTGACAG TGTTCCATCCATATTGAGAAATAGTCGATACAGAAGGGACCAGAGACAATTAGACGAAGAGGAGGAGATGTGGTTCAACGAAGAGGAAGACTTCGACGAGGGCGAGGCGGTCGTGCCAGCGGCGGCGGCAGATCTCGTGCCTCCGGCCTCTGCTAAGAAACAGTCGTCAACTTCAAACTCTGCGCTGAATCCGGCTATCGCAGACTCTAAAAGCCAccatcagcagcagcagcaacagcagtcCGTGCTGAATAACAACACCGCTAATAATAACATTACCTCGCAGCAATCGCAAATCAATAATAGTACAACGGCAACGAACGAATCTCCGATCGCCTCGGACATAAATCCAAATTCAGCTATCGGCACGGTGGAGAAAACTGGTACTACATTATTTAAAAAG GCCTTCAATGAAATCGTTTCGCAGGGCTTAGTCGATTACGAGGGGGATtcggacgaggaggacgaggacacgGAGGTAACGCCTTCCCCGAAGCGGCAAAGATTGTCATAG